GATAAATATATATTGAAAGAGACGATAATGACCTTTCTTTTTGGCGTCTGTGCATTTTCTGCTGTATTTTTAGGGTCGGGAACACTGCTTCGTATTGCACAGTATATAACGCAATATGGTGCGTCTTTTTCAGCTATAGTTCGTTTGATTATTTATAGTTTACCGGGAATTATTGTTTGGACTTTCCCAATGTCAATGCTCTTAGCAGCACTTTTAACTTTTGGTAGATTATCAGGTAATAGTGAAATAATAGCTATGCGAGCTTGTGGCATAAGTTTTAAACGTTTAGTTACTCCGGTTATAGTTTTTTCTTTAGGTGTGAGCATTTTTTCAATAGGTTTTAATGAATATGTAGTTCCAGCTTCAAATCAAGCATATGCTGATTTAGTACGCTATGAAATACAAGGAAATACAACACCAGAATCACAAGACCATATAATCATTAAACAAATTCAAGATGGTAATATACAGCGCCTTGTATATGCACGTCGATATGATGCTGAAACAGGTCGTTTAGACAATTTATCTATCCAAGAATTTGAAAAAAATAAAATGGTTCGTGTAGAAAATGCGGAATATGCACA
The window above is part of the Megamonas hypermegale genome. Proteins encoded here:
- a CDS encoding LptF/LptG family permease, which produces MRILDKYILKETIMTFLFGVCAFSAVFLGSGTLLRIAQYITQYGASFSAIVRLIIYSLPGIIVWTFPMSMLLAALLTFGRLSGNSEIIAMRACGISFKRLVTPVIVFSLGVSIFSIGFNEYVVPASNQAYADLVRYEIQGNTTPESQDHIIIKQIQDGNIQRLVYARRYDAETGRLDNLSIQEFEKNKMVRVENAEYAQWDTDDNWVMYNGVLYDLSQPDTERMMKFDSQVLPINQNPNQIIRSQKKPDEMSIKELKEQIDIMKSQYVDTRKIETELYQRFTVPMASLMFALIGAPLGIQPNRSSSSIGFGISIIIIFIYYTLMTLAGAIGQSSFIPPAIAVWIPNIVTLIVGCYLIRKESK